gcggggctggcccggcgggggcggggcctgaagGGCTTGTTCAGCAGCATGCGCTGGAGACGCGGCCGGGATAGGACGAGCGAGGCggacgggggcggcggcggcggcggggaggggGCGGCGCCGGCGGACGAGGCCCGGGAGGTGGAGGTCGCCCAGGTGGAGCAGGGGGCGGACATCACGCTGACCCTGGAGCCCCTGCCTCACCGGCCCCTGGAGGACGCCTCGGACCCCGAGCCGTGTGcccaccaccagacccacgACTCCTCCCCCGGCAGCGTCTCGCCGCAGTTCGCCGCCTCGGCGGACGACGCCGGCGCCGACTCCTCCAGCCCCGCCTTCCCCTACACGCCCACCGACTCGCCGCTGCACGAGCCCCGAGGCCCCGAGGCCCGTGCCGGCTCCGGGGGCGCCGCGTCGCTCGCCACGCCGCAGCCGGAGCGCCGCGGCGGTGCCGCCGCGGCCGACCCGCCGTCGGAGCCGTCGGTGGACCGCCTCTGCTCGCTGCTCTTCACCGACGTCACCTCGCTCAAGAGCTTCGACTCGCTCACCGGCTGCGGCGACATCATCGCCGACaccgaggaggaggtgctgagcGGGGCCAACGGCGGCAGcggcaccagcagcagcagcagcggcggcggtggcggcggcaaCGGCAACGGGAACGGCGCCAGCGCGGAGGAAGGAGCCACGGGCAGGAGAACGGCGCCCACCTCTCAGGGATCTCCGGCCAGGCGCCCGCTGCCCTCCTCCCAGTTGACCCGCTCCGCCTTCTCCTCCATCGCCAGCTCGCCGCCGCCCTCGCTGCCGTCCCGGGCGCAGGTCTCCCCCCCGCAGCCGGAGCACGTGACGGGCAGCGGCGTGGTCGCCTacatgggaggaggggaggagatggcCAGCCCGGAAGGGGTGGACGACGCCGACATGCAGGGGCTGTGGCACATGCTGCCCTCCACCGGGGACAACTCCCCGGCTCTTCTCAGACCCCACCAGGGAGCCACCACCGCCCTGTCCGTCAGGGACCGCAAGACCCCCCAGGTGAAGACCCTGGGCCTCAGCAAGATCCCCGTGGTCGGAGCGGCAGGGAGCCGCGGCACggcgaagcccccccccccagcggcccACCATCACACGTACGCCGCCCGCCAGCCCACCTCGCCCGGCGAGAAGGAGCTGCTCAGCGACGAGGGGTACTGGGACACGCCCACCGCCACGCCCACCGCCACGCCGGTCGACGAGGGGATCCAGCGCAGCGAGAGGATCATCCTGTCGCGGGACAGCTGCTCAGGGGACAACCTCTACGACCTCTACAACgacccggaggaggaggacaaggaggacgACCTGTCCAGCACGCCGTCCCCCTCGACCGAATACAAACTCAGCCCCTCTTCGCAGACCACCCCgccgtcgtcctcctcgtcgcCCCCGTCCTTCCGCTCGCTGAAGGGGAGCACCAGCCTGCCCCGGGACTCCAAGATCCCCCTGAGCGTCCGGCagtccccgccgccgccgcactcCGTCAGCCAATCGTCCCTCCCCTCCGTCCTGGAAGCCAGCGCCGCGCAACCAAAGAcccaggctcctccccccgcACGCACGAGAATCCCCGTCTCCAAAGTGCCAGTACGGCGCTCCGGACAGAACAAACCGGGAAACGCTTCAGGGGTACCGCCCACAGGAAGTAGTTTGCCTCAGCGGGGAGCCgttgtcccgccccccccccgcccccccctctggACCTACATTTATATATCTCTAGACTGCTGTTACGACCGAGACAAGTGTTTTTCCCCAGACGAGGAAAATGTTGAACTCCGGAGTCAACGGCCAATAAATTCCTCAAACATCCTCAAAAAATAAGCTGTTCCCAAATGTTTTGGGTCACGGCCGTCTCCAGGAGCCTCTCAAGTTCTTTTTTTCTACTTCACTTGTGAAAGTCACAGGTACATGCCAAAAACTGGTCTATGAGCATTTGTTTGAAAACCCTGGGAGCTTGAGAGGTTAACTCTTGACAATCCGCTGACTTGGAAGTACTGAATGGAAGAGCTGTTTTGATTTGCTATCTCCATTTCcaggcaattcttttttttcacattttacTGCACCTTTTTTTACGACTTTTGCGTGACACGACTAGATTTGTGGACGATAGGGCCTGATCAAATTGAAGCCGTTTATTTGTCATTTGAACTGTAA
This is a stretch of genomic DNA from Gadus macrocephalus chromosome 23, ASM3116895v1. It encodes these proteins:
- the amer2 gene encoding APC membrane recruitment protein 2, which translates into the protein MEVQSECGEPPADPQPTGKINKAAFKLFGKRRTGSGMAGFFSFRNKGAVSNGNPSSSENGHGSTAAAAAAAAEPAVPVELVRSKTHDGLPAGPDGPGSGEALGGGGGGRGGGGGGGVGGSLEAVPVRSLSKSFSFFSFLRRGSLRTAESGGAGLARRGRGLKGLFSSMRWRRGRDRTSEADGGGGGGGEGAAPADEAREVEVAQVEQGADITLTLEPLPHRPLEDASDPEPCAHHQTHDSSPGSVSPQFAASADDAGADSSSPAFPYTPTDSPLHEPRGPEARAGSGGAASLATPQPERRGGAAAADPPSEPSVDRLCSLLFTDVTSLKSFDSLTGCGDIIADTEEEVLSGANGGSGTSSSSSGGGGGGNGNGNGASAEEGATGRRTAPTSQGSPARRPLPSSQLTRSAFSSIASSPPPSLPSRAQVSPPQPEHVTGSGVVAYMGGGEEMASPEGVDDADMQGLWHMLPSTGDNSPALLRPHQGATTALSVRDRKTPQVKTLGLSKIPVVGAAGSRGTAKPPPPAAHHHTYAARQPTSPGEKELLSDEGYWDTPTATPTATPVDEGIQRSERIILSRDSCSGDNLYDLYNDPEEEDKEDDLSSTPSPSTEYKLSPSSQTTPPSSSSSPPSFRSLKGSTSLPRDSKIPLSVRQSPPPPHSVSQSSLPSVLEASAAQPKTQAPPPARTRIPVSKVPVRRSGQNKPGNASGVPPTGSSLPQRGAVVPPPPRPPLWTYIYISLDCCYDRDKCFSPDEENVELRSQRPINSSNILKK